In Ciona intestinalis unplaced genomic scaffold, KH HT000125.1, whole genome shotgun sequence, the following proteins share a genomic window:
- the LOC100178927 gene encoding uncharacterized protein LOC100178927, with translation MSCLLIYVAYCIVFFGNAIFVQAFEPPDCEHWSEYFNMDNPSEDGDYENFEALRSEKAFSVCAAPTAIDAKVIDGDGTLVDYREMGQVVTIDKTTGLQCVNADQEEGEQCHDYRVRYCCPAVIGVCHDETYWSQWFGNGDVTDEGDDATLGKFMATHKSDLCNTPFAVEARLATDKTAYLAGKNVVEISPQNGLRCLNEDQPTENEMSDFLREIQKWQIDETVLREFTRVLASWGFISSSKVPCEDYEVRFCCPLTANRLLQLAGLHNTEPVEEEEEEEEEEEEEEEEKEEEEVEEIDEENFFKIAQEKFSFNDDVENEIDAC, from the exons TCTCTTAATATACGTTGCGTACTGCATTGTTTTCTTTGGAAATGCCATTTTTGTTCAAG CGTTCGAGCCTCCAGATTGTGAGCATTGGAGTGAGTATTTCAACATGGACAATCCTTCTGAAGATGGGGATTATGAAAACTTCGAAGCATTGAGATCTGAGAAAGCATTTTCGGTGTGTGCTGCTCCAACTGCAATCGATGCAAAGGTTATTGATGGGGATGGTACCTTGGTTGATTACCG ggagatgggacaagtTGTAACTATAGATAAAACCACTGGGTTACAATGCGTAAATGCAGATCAAGAAGAAGGAGAGCAATGTCACGATTACAGGGTCAGATACTGTTGTCCTGCAG TTATTGGGGTGTGTCATGATGAAACCTACTGGTCGCAGTGGTTCGGAAATGGCGACGTAACAGATGAAGGAGATGACGCCACTCTTGGAAAGTTTATGGCGACTCACAAGTCG GATCTTTGCAACACGCCATTTGCAGTTGAAGCAAGATTGGCTACCGACAAAACAGCATATCTGGCCGGGAAAAACGTAGTTGAAATCAGTCCGCAAAATGGATTAAGATGCCTCAATGAGGATCAGCCAACAGAAAACGAAATGTCTGATTTTCTAAGGGAAATTCAGAAGTGGCAAATTGATGAAACTGTTTTACGGGAGTTTACCCGAGTCCTGGCTAGTTGGGGCTTTATCTCAAGTAGCAAGGTCCCGTGCGAGGATTATGAAGTCCGATTTTGCTGTCCACTCA CTGCCAACAGACTTCTACAGCTCGCTGGTTTGCACAACACAGAACCAGtagaggaagaagaagaagaagaagaagaagaagaagaagaagaagaagaaaaagaagaagaagaagttgaAGAAATCGACGAAgaaaactttttcaaaatcGCGCAAGAAAAATTTAGCTTCAACGACGATGTCGAAAATGAAATTGATGCGTGCTGA